TGGGTCAGTAAATTTGAACAGGCCGAGAAGCCTCATACATTCTTGAAAATTCTATATTCTTCTGTGGTAATATTTCTCTCTTTTAGCTGTTCTGGCCTTTTTTATCTTTCTGAGTTTTATATCTATAACTTGGTTTTGTCAATATAAATATAAGATAGAGGATACTTAATTTTTCGCCACAACAAAAAGGTCATGAACAGAACCATCTAATGATCTGTCTTGAGAATATACGGAAACGATCGGGAATTTGGAGAATGGTAAAGATCAGGATCGGGATTTAGCAAACAGTACCTTGATGAACCTTCGAAGATCGTCTCTGTACTTTCCATTCCATTCAGCCCACCTACAAGAACATTTGATTATATCTTAGAAATATTGGCAATATTCACCAACAACATTGAAACGTATTCAGCtcttcatatatttgaaattaccGGCAGCAAGTTTAGGCAACAAAAGGGACCACCATATGAAAAGGAGTGCAGttgttaagtactccctccgtcccaaaatataagagcgtttttgacactacactagtgttaagaacgctcttatattatgggacggagggggtaATTTATAAATGATCATCGGAGCATTACATCAGCTATGTTAGAATAACAACAACTCTTTGTGCTACATTATCATCGCAGTGTAAAAATAGTTTAGTGCTAAACAGGAAACAAAAGTAAGAAAAATATACATATCCAGCAATTTCAATACACATAGTGCAAAATTACCTGTCCCAGTTAGGGAAACGCCCTACTAGATAAAGACCTCCACAATCCCAAGGTTCAGCAATTATCTTGCATCGAGATAACACAGAATCTTTGGCAATTTCCTGTGACCAGCAAAATAAACAATGAGATAAAATAACAACAAACATCATAGGCTGATAATTCTACAAAAAACACTAATGTAGGCTATCAGATGAACATTGCAGTCTTGAGAAGGTGTGATATATCATTTGCAATTTCATAAATGTAAGGGGGCATTCAAAAGGTCACACATTCATAGGACCCTCAGGTTCCTCTAAATCTACTTCATTAATGAAGAGCTGAATATCTgatgatgaaattttgcatgatTGCACTAAATATCTGCCCGACAAATAGTTCAACAACTGAGAAAGAGAAAGCAAATACGGCATACAATGTAGTGAAGTCCATAAATTTCAAGGTGGCATTGGTTCATGTGAATTCATTAGGTCACAATTTGTATCCGATCAACCATAGTAAGATATGGACAATAGTTGATGTAAGAACTTATGTCTTGTGTTTTATGATATCAATGAACTTCACTTGATTAAAAAGAGGAAAATTGTATCTCTGATTTGAAGTTAAACACTAAAGTTCTGCAACTATAAAATTACCCTGATGAGTGGAGGAGCATCAAGAGGACTACCATCTGGTCCACGACAAAGAACACTTGCAAGGTCAAACCGAAATCCATCTATGTGATACTCCTTAACCCTTGAAGCATCAAATAGTCATGCAAATAAGAAAACATACTTAAAATATGATGAATTCTTTGAAAAAGAGATCATACGAAAATACTTGGTCTGAATTTTGTATCAAGATATGAATGAACTACTACAGTGCAGTTTTCTTGATCCTTTGGCTGCCTTGCACTAATACATTTAATATAGGATTTGTCAGTGCATACAATACTTTGATAAGGAGATCCCTAGCGACGTCACTCGTTCAAGGTTGAAAATACTTAGTCGGTCCACTCACAAGGCACAAGAGTCACCCACCTAGACTCCCATGAGAATTGGTTGCTACCTGATGCTTCTACACCATGTCTTGGGTATGGACCGGACATCATGGGTACCAAGGAGTAAGGAAACAAGAATGATTGGCAAGCGAGGCTCAGTCTGGAGGCACAGCAAGCAACCGGTCCAACCAGAAACTCAGTGTGGGTTAGACAGGTCACACGTTTTTTTGGTCTAGCCTGTTCCGATCGAACTGGCTCCTATTCACTTCGCTGGTGTGAGTGGGTATAGAAGCAGAAGCCCACCTCTTTTAAGAACAAATGGAAGTCATGAGCTTCGCTCCCCTCCTATGGTTACAGCTTCCATGTCACCCTAGGATTGGGAGTTCCGGAGTTTCCCCACCAATGTTTTTGTTCCATGTGCAAGAACCATTTGTTGGGTGAGTTCTTTCTCAAAGGCTATGACATTGACACTTGTTGCTGGCATCAATTGCTCAAGCAACTCGAGTCATCCATTCCCATTGCCTGAAGGCCAGGCCTCCCCGTATATTAACTGAAGAAGTCAAGTGACCTCATCAACTATAACGTGTCACAACCCAGATGATTTGATGGCTATGAATTAATGTGTGCAGTGTGTACTGCAACATAGAGGTAGTTTTCAGTAATTTCAGTCTATCAGTATCATCTTGATTTGATCATATAGATCCGACAGTTCAATTCCACATGCATATTTATTTACTTGTTAGCACTTGATTGTGAGAGTGGAACACAGGTATAAACAGGTGCTGTCGAAGCATTGACTATACTGATTATGAAGACTAAAGaaatgatcaacatgaagacagaAATATGCATAAACTAAAATGCAGTTGCTTGAAGTATAGAACAACATGCAAGTTGTGCATACCAATGTCTCAAGCTGTCGAGTACGAGTTCCATGACAACAGGATGGTTGCAGTTTAGTGTATTCCCTGGATTAAACCAATTATACTGTTAACACTTAGGAGCAGACACAAGTTCCACTTACTTGAAATTTTAAATGTACCAGAATATTAAGTACCTAGCCATCTAAATGTTATATCAACCAGATAATTAAGCAGGCTTCCAATATATTTTTTTAACAAGGTTTCCTTATAGGTAGCAATGTGGCAGTCTCACATCAATGCATGGGTTGAGAAATATAGTGGCTGCAGCCAAATAATGACCAGGTGACCACTCTTAACCCTTCTACCAGTCAATATAGCACCTAACATGGCTGCAAGGTTCAGTCTGATGGCATGACGAAGATAATAAACATAGATTGAATCAACATTCATCATTTGAAATACATCACAACAAAGTAGCAGCCAGATATGCAGTTTATTTGCCTAGAAGCACACAATCGCAAGATAAATTAGCAAGGTACATGGTTAGTAAGCGGATCAGCAAAACAAGATACATTAACATCCTTAAAGCCGGAGCAACAAAGAACATACAAAGCATCAGGTAGCACCCTAGAACATGTTCACCTATTACAAGCACGTCACAAACAATCAAGTAACAGAAGTTCAGGAATCATGGTTTTACCGCATCCCGAGAAGTTCAGCAGTTGAGAGTTGTTCTTTGGATCTAACATGTAATAAACCTGCATGAAtgaaagtagtgtttttggtataaATTCATGTAAAACCTGAAGCAGGTGTACACTTCTAAACACTTTGGGGTTTAGAACAGATTAACTTAACCTGGTCACAAATTGTACTTAGCCTTCTAAGACCAGTGACTGTCTGACCCATTATAAAATAACAGGTCAAAAGGGTGGAGTGAGCAAACCCATACACAAATTCTGAGTTAAGCAGCCCTATTCCGATTCTAACCTAGTTCTTTTCAACCCGGAACAAAACACAGCCTACACATTAGAACTAAGAAAAGATAGAGCGACAAGCAGATAGGTGCCTTCGTCGGCTATAACTCAAATAGATAAATCACCTTGTTGTCGATGCCACGGAAAGAAGTAACATAAGGATTAGCATCATCTGCTTCATTCGTATGGTTGTAAACGACGTCCAGAATAACCTAtacaaaatgatgataccattaaACACATGTTCTCATGTGGGATGGATAAGAATGCTACAATAGGTTGCCATATCTACTGGATGTCAATACCTCTATACCAGCTTTATGCAATGCCTTGACCATCTGCTTGAGCTCTCTGGAAGCAGCCAATGGTCCACCACCAGCACTTGCATAGCGGGTCATGGGAGCAAAAAAATTGATTGTAGAATAACCCCATGTATTGACCTTCCAATTGAGAAGATGAAAAGTCATTCCACAATTGATTCCACTGATGAACCATAATGATGACATCATGCACAAAGTGGCATATCAGAATTTTTACCATGTGGTCCCTTGGGTTAGGGTACCTCTTGAACTCCAGCTCATCAAACTCAAAAACAGGTAGCAACTCCACTGCATTAACTCCGAGTTCAAGCAAATGCGGGATCTACAAAACCACAACTATTGCATGCATAAGTCATTAAACAATAGGCTTGAAGCCTTGAACACTGAAACCTAATATGCATATCAGGTTCCCAAAACTAGATCACTAAAATAATAGTGGGAATATATTTATTTCGCTAATAACTTCCCGTAAGGACCAAACAAATAATTGTGGTCACAAGCCACACAATAAGAAGAAATTAAAACTTACTTTGTCGATGAATCCTAGATAGCTTCCACGAACAGCTGGATCAAGCCCACTTGACTCATCCGCAGTGAAAGCGCGAACGTTCATTTCATATATAACTAGATCTGTCTAGATTAAAGAACAGAAGAAAAGCAGTGAACTTCATGTTTGGGATGCTTTCTGCATTTCTTCTATGAAATGATTCTAGTACCTCAGGCAAATTTGGAAGCTGGTAGTCAGCACCCCAGTCAAAAGGAGAGCTATCAAAATCATATGTTCCAAAAGGCTGGCTGGGCCCTTTATCAAGCCCAAAGTAATTTCGACCAGAAACTAGTTTCGCGTAAGGGTCAAGAAGAACAATGTTGCTATCAAACCTATGGCCTTGTTCCCATCCTTGAGGACCATTAACACGATATCCGTAAAGAACTCCAGAAGTGGGCAACCCCTGAAAGTACAGTTATAGAAGGCTTCATTCAGCatatatacaacaacaacaacaacaacaacaacaacaaagcctttagtcccaaacaagttggggtaggctagaggtgaaacccataagatctcgcaaccaactcatggctctggcacatggatagcaagcttccatgggaaaataaatagaagcaaaataGGCACAGATTTCTCCTCCTAACAATAAATATTGTAAAGAACATAAGGATGTGTTTTCAGCCAAGACCAAAAGAGAACATAATGATTTCTCCTCCCAACAATAATATTGTAAAGAACATAAGGATATGTTTTTCAGCCAAGACCAAAAAGATAGATGTGTAACATGCTGGAAGCTTTTTTATTTAAGGGTTTTTCTCCCCGATTTCATCCAGAAACCACAAAAATCCTTGCAGTAAACTGAAAGATGCTAGAAGTGACACAGTGAGATAGCCAAAGTTATGAGCCTGCACTACTCAGCAGTGCATTTTGTTTCTTTTTATGAATGAGTTAACGTGATAAGACCAGTGCTTTCAAAATATATGATTCTCATAAAATTAAATCTTGTTTTGAAGAATATGTAATACAGATACACATGAGACGAATGATGGGATTCTTGTTCCATAAATGTCAGCCACACCAAGTTGTCAATATTCAAAAGAATAATGCCTTATCTTCAAAGGTACAGATAACATCAAAGCTTCATAAGAATACCTCCACCGACACATGCCATATATCTCCAGTTTTGTTCTTCTGGCAATCTAAAGCAAACTCCACAGCCTTTTCACTTTCTTCATCCTTGGTTCCTCTGCAGGGTAATCCAGTATGTCAGACGATGAGACAAATCATATTTCGTTGTAAAGAGAATGTGAGATGAA
This window of the Triticum aestivum cultivar Chinese Spring chromosome 5D, IWGSC CS RefSeq v2.1, whole genome shotgun sequence genome carries:
- the LOC100873127 gene encoding isoamylase 3, chloroplastic isoform X3, with amino-acid sequence MAGTEMPLKYSSGKASPLGVSQDESGLNFAIFSQHASSVTLCIKLPERGTKDEESEKAVEFALDCQKNKTGDIWHVSVEGLPTSGVLYGYRVNGPQGWEQGHRFDSNIVLLDPYAKLVSGRNYFGLDKGPSQPFGTYDFDSSPFDWGADYQLPNLPETDLVIYEMNVRAFTADESSGLDPAVRGSYLGFIDKIPHLLELGVNAVELLPVFEFDELEFKRYPNPRDHMVNTWGYSTINFFAPMTRYASAGGGPLAASRELKQMVKALHKAGIEVILDVVYNHTNEADDANPYVTSFRGIDNKVYYMLDPKNNSQLLNFSGCGNTLNCNHPVVMELVLDSLRHWVKEYHIDGFRFDLASVLCRGPDGSPLDAPPLIREIAKDSVLSRCKIIAEPWDCGGLYLVGRFPNWDRWAEWNGKYRDDLRRFIKGDPGMKGVLATRVSGSADLYQVNQRKPHHGVNFIIAHDGFTLCDLVSYNLKHNDANGEGGRDGCNDNFSWNCGVEGETNDSNVLALRSRQMKNFHVALMISQGTPMMLMGDEYGHTRYGNNNSYGHDTCINNFQWGQLAERRYGHFRFFSEMIKFRQNHPILKRDRFLSKNDVTWHEDCWDNLESKFLAFTIHDHNSGGDIYLAFNAHDYSVDAVIPPAPQQKHWNRVVDTNLESPNDIAPEGVPLTGSGYRIAPFSSILLKASP